In Cicer arietinum cultivar CDC Frontier isolate Library 1 chromosome 7, Cicar.CDCFrontier_v2.0, whole genome shotgun sequence, the genomic window aaattaTACAAAATACAGTTAGAAGttaaaagtattaaaaatttgcatgaaatatatattagtaGAATAGAGAAAAATGTGGTTGTGAAAGGGAAGGCAATGATGAAAAATTGTGAGTTCAGAATGAAAAATTTTCTGTTTTGAGAAGTGAGAAGTAGTAGAAATGATGCAGAAAGTATGGCCTGATGAATAAAATGAATGGGGTGTGGGTGGCTCCATTATGAGCATAATCCACCTCCTTGTGATGCTGCACGCGCACCAACAAACTCAAACACTCACTCTCACACGCAACACACTCACTCACTCTCCCTCCCTTTTTGCATTTATCCATCACAAACCAACTTGCCAAATCAAatctttctttttaaactctCAACTAAACAATCCCACCTTTCTACATACACAAAAATCCTACCTCAACCTCAATTTTTGTTGGCGTGGActttggtaattttttttaaaaaaaagttactaaACCCAATTCTTAATCCAAAGTATTTTGACCCCACTAAAAGTAGTGACACCTTAGTGAACCTCTCTAGAAAGCTTCTCCCCCTTGTTGCCCTTAAATCATGATAACAATGAAAACTACAAACTCATGATTGGTCCCACTATGTGCCCCCGACAAGTACCGTGGATGGCTCTATGAGACTACACATCATCTAGCATGTGTTCCAACTTCATGGTacatttgggtccatttttgtttcaAGTGTAAATTAGATTTTGGAGACATGTGGTCCCCACCATGCCCTCACCTTTGAGACGACAATGGCTTGCTTTAGTTGGTACAAGGAACAAGCAGGCTTAAGCCGCCATACTTGCTTAGCACGCGCATATTTTGCCACACATGCGGCTTATTGGCTCCCTCACTATCACTAAtgggttattattattattattattttttaaaaattttattaattctgAGTGTGCTCAACACAACTAGTGAGTGCTAGTGCCACTGTACCATGCGCATAGTTATTGGCACAATGCTTGCCAGGGTACCCTTATCATCTTCTCAATGTACTGCATGCCCCTAACCCTTAGACTCAACAACCCATCAAAATTTGATCCTTATTCCCGATTGGAAGTTCAAGATCATTAAGACAGTAACTACAGTTATGCAATTAATACATGGAATTTGTTTCCTTTCCTTATTAGCACCatcaattgattaataaattGTCTTTGGATCCAGGGTTAGAATCTAACTAGTTTTATTTCCACGGTTTGTATCTcgatatattttttcataacaTATTTAATTTCACAATGAGATTGATAAAAGTACactataattttacaaaaattacataatttaacttttataaaattatgataattgACCGTGTTTTTTATTTCTACCGCGAAATTAAATATGAACTCGATCATATTCCCTTCCATGttctatataataataaataaataaataaacgtgATGTGCAGTGCAAGATTATAAACAGGACTTTAAACCCGTGCAATTTGTGGTAGAAGGCATTGGATGAAAATGAAGAAATCTAATATGGCCAAAACACCCCAGGTGTCGAGTAATTGTGAAACTACCACGATGTAATGTTCAATTATGATCAAAGTAGGATATTGATGATTGTTTGAACATGCTTAAGGATATTTTTTGGGAATAATCAACCatgcaaatataaaataaaaggtttCATCCTAAACTGAGTTGGAATTggtttattttgaatttgttaaTTAGAGAGGGCACAAAGTGGTCCATATAATTGTATTGTTGAGAAGAAACATTTATAATTACTGTATAGTAATCCAGAACTAAAAAGAATGGCTCCCACAAAAATCATTCCTTAGAGGTGTGCTTAAGATTTGATTGAAGCAAACAAGACATTCTCTGAACTTAGAAGTGGCCAATCTCATAGGAAGTCCCCACAAATAATGAAAgcaaagagaaagagagagattgGTCCCTTACCAAAAACCAAGGTGACCAAATTATTGTATTCCCTTTGTAGTCTATAATGTCATACCTCGAGCCCTGCCCCATGCCAGGGCTAAATCTATCTCGAAACATGAACACACCCATATCACATTAGGAGGATATCACCAATCTTTTTTAACTTAAACATACTACCCTaaatccttttatttttattttcaaaattaatctttaagctcatgtcaaactttttttaaatacaccACACTAACATATACtgttgtttcaaaatacaaatataatacgTATTATTTCTATCTCTCTTATTATTTATCTTccacaatttatatatatttcaaaaatacatCTAATAAGGAATTGACaccttatttttatattaaaattttgttataaaatatcattttcctatactttgattttttttatcatgtaaAACTTGTATAATAAAACATGTacttattaaaatattcattatcAACATTCTAATagatgattaaaatattttattttatttttgaaatataatttaattaataaatatcgaTGTTGTTAAGTTGTATATTATATCTCGAATTTAAACTCGAGATTTTATAATTGCGtgtgaatttttttactatttcaactaaaaaaataaaacttattttatgtgaaaaattcattttaaatataaataaaattctacTATTTTACTCTCTTTGTCTCACAATAAATAtcgttttaatataaaaaaaattgttttaaaataaatatcattttcaatttttaatataaattttaattactttttttctatactattttttaatattataatataattatgatttgcatttagtgaaaaaaaagtataagaaTATTTAGATATGGAAGGGAGGTCGATAAATCTCCTCCTCCCCTACACGCCACATCATTTCTCTCGTGCTTTAAGTAAACTTTGTTCTATAGTTCTCTCACTCTCTCtcatatacaaaattaaaaatgcaTATCTTTTGTTTTGTCTATTAGTATATCTTGCAAAATTAGAATCTTCTCTTTTGATTGCTGCTTCACCCAAGCATCATTCTGCTGCGTGACCCTCACTACCTCTCATTCTCATTGGTGTACACAGGAATCACACCCAATCATGCCCTCTTTCTCCTCACCAGACAAGCTTAATTAATTAGTACTATATTCACTAAAATTCATACGCaagatattttgatattttccatGTTTTCATTTGTAACAATATTGAATACTGGttcaacttataatttttttattacactTTTGATTTGATACCCTGTTTTCAAAAtctaatttttgttgttaatcTTCTAGTTTCTAGTGCAGCAATGTTGTGTCCATGTGAGAGGTTCACGTGGGGTTGATATGGTAGATGACATCTTATGAGCGTTTATTTTGTAGAAACGTAgtcaattttcattttcaaaaaattgtgTTACACATGATTAGTactcaattttcatttttaaaaaattgtgttaCACATCATTAGAGTTGTCAATTTGACAAATCTTTTAATTATTGGATCTGACCCTACGATGaagggataaaaaaaatataatttaaaatatccaaataaaaaaagtcCTAAATACTAAAagtctcttaaaaaaaataatttttttcaatctttTCACTGATAAaaaattttcgatttttttttcgaaaatttttttttacaaaattttttgagaaaataatatttttttttaaataaaataaatttaaaaaaatctcaaaattaacaaaatattggagCCTATAAGCGGGCCCTTAAGCTCCACTAAATAATGgacaaaaactttaaaaaaattattttgatacgGGCTAATATTAGaggcttaataaaaaaataatttaaaggacCTTGAagttgggtttttttttttactggcTCTACACATGATATcaaagagttaaaaaaaatttaaatgtagtTTTAGTTCCTTCATTtgtacaattttattaaattaattgtatatttaaaaattttaaaaaatttataatttgtttttattttgattttttaactaaaaaatattaatgtgacATACTTTAAATAACGTGATATATGATATAACGATGTAGAATTATTAATACTcataaaattgcaataaaatcttctaaaaaacttaactttcaactttaaaattttttatttttaattgttgcaATTCAATTAATGATATATAGTTAACGTATCTATATGACTTTATATCATGAAATTATAtatcacgtcatttaaaatatatcaaattattattttttttcaatttaaaaatatgagtgAGGGATTAAagttgtcgacttttaaaatagtaacactaattttgtgaattggtaaaaatagaGTGACTAAATCtaagacaacaacaaaaattaaaaaaaaattaaaataaataattatctacattttataaataatgaaaatttcaagaaattatttttattatttttataaatacatcTTTATTATACTTTATATATTTGGTCACAGTGAATTATctacattttataaataatgaaaatatactATACTTTATATATTTGGTCACAGTGAAAAAAAACTCAATCTCATATACTATGTGAAGTGATTAGAGGAGCTTCTAATGTTGAACTACTAGTGATAGACCACAAGCAACATtccaaaattattaaataattaattaaaagaagaTACTTAGGCAACTTTTCTCGTATTATATTTAGTGGGATAAtagataaaacaaataaaataatataaaatttagtgcaacaattttaattatactatatgtatataaatatttacaaatgcAAATATTCACGGAGAAAGAGAAGGGAAGATAAAAGTAGGTGATGAGGAGAGATAGAAAGAGGAGAAAAAGAACGGATTAGATAAAAAGAGGAGATATACAATATATAGAGAGAGTGAGAGAGGAAAGAGGAAAGAGAGAGAAATCTATTATGAAATTGTACTTGATTTCTAGTATACTAAATAGTATTGATAGTGTCATTGtaagaacaaaaaatttcaatgtaATTAGCTCAATCTTTCTGAGATCTAAAAGTTAAGTGaacaattcatttattttcattatcGATTGAGTTATTTTATGGAAACTGTTCATACATTGTCACTTTCACCAATTGAACTATACACCACATACACCAATTCATGAAGAGTACAATTTTTATAcacaatgtatataaattaaattctaaagtaattattcttttttatttatgatcataaaattaacaaaagtgATACTCAATGGAGGGAAGTAGTAGCTAAAGTAACCTCACGACATCAAAAGAGAGTTTTACAGCAAAACAACAAGGCTGGAAAATTCATCCAAATCCAAATCTAGTGGGAATAGGCACAATCCAGAAACAAGTGAAAAGAAGATTTAGAATCACATCCACAACGACCACATCTAGAAGCCAAGGTCCTCTAGAGTCTAGATTGAAGGTGCTAATCAGCAAGAGGCGATCATGTGCTAAAAACATTGcattatgttttttgtttttttgaatcAATTGAATTATGTTAATATGCAGAACTCTTgaattttatacgttaaaattGTTTCATTTAGATTAATGCATTACAGATTTGTTTCTAACAATtcattgattattattattgctgGCCTATTTTGAGACCTgatttgttttgtaaaattcTTCTTCTCTTGGGTGaaaatttatcttaattttCTGTGATGTTTTGTctcaaatgaataaatatctGAAAACAATGGACTTTTACACGCcttcaaactatttttttttttgttttaatacaTTTTAGTGTTCATGATCGTTGTGTGTGTGGTTGAAGAGCCTTTCACATTGACAATTCATGAAGCTGAAATCAACTTTTAAGCttattcattttcttctttgatCTCTCTTTCCTCTTATCAtctactgtttttttttttatatcctaAAAAAAATCCATTCTCCTCACTTCAATATTTGGTATTTATAGAATTCAATGTTATTGTTGGTCACCAATATTTTAGTCAAAAGAAAATCAAAGGTAATTAACGGAGAAGGAAAAATGCATGTAAGGAAATAAATTATGAGTACCAGAGAAAACTAGTTGCAGCTCTGTTTTGCAACTAGTCCTTGGACCCCAATTTGGTGCagattaaaattcaaaatgggTAGGTATTAATCAGTTATTAGCATTATGCGCATCAAATTTCTTATAATATACTTCATGAAATATAGCCTGATTTGAATAGGTTGTGACCGTCGTTATacaattatttgacaactaaaaaataaaattatacatttatttatcatctaattataattataatgcCTCATGACGTGCGTTGATAGGTTCATTAGGCATATATACTATAATACTAGTATGTATGTTCCCCCTCTTCCTTTAGTAAGTCATAGCTTTgacaaatgacaaaaatgatcttttaaaactcatctcattattttttcttttactcaAACCCATCTCTagctaaaaagaaagaaaactattttgagaaaattgaaaaagaaaaaaaaaaaaaaagaaaggaaaagaataGTACGAATCTACTAATTTATTTGACTGACCTTCCAATATTGAAGCTTGAAAGGCAATTGTTACAAAATtagtcaaaagtcaaaataaaagATACATCACCCGAAAGTTTCTCTCATCCTCACAATCACAATATTGCATCCACTCACAATCTCATCAACCTGCGAGACTCAATGTCCTCTCTTCATCAGATTTTGTTCTATGAAATCTCCAAAACCAAGATTCCCCTTAGGAAAACCAAAACAAAGCAAGATAAAGAAAaaccttttttgttttttatttatataaagacAGGATGGTCTTTGGGAGCTTCACCTCATCCCATGTAGTTGTCGTACTCCTTGGCCTCCTGTCCCTCCTCCAACCCCTCACCTCTATCCGCCTCGGCCTTGTCCGCCTTCCCTCACCTGACCTCCCTGTTTTTCGAGAAGCACCCGCCTTCCGAAACGGCAAGGAATGTGGCTCCAATGAATCTGATCGTATAAATGTTGCCATGACCCTTGATGTCAATTACCTTCGTGGAACCATGGCTGCAGTTTTATCCATGTTACAACATTCAACCTGTCCTGAAAATCTTTCCTTTTACTTCCTCTCTGCTCATGATGCTCCTGAACTATTCTCCAGCATAAAATCCACCTTCCCTTATCTAAACATGACAATTTATCCCTTCAATTCGAACCGCGTTCGCGGTAAGATATCAAAGTCCATTAGACAAGCCTTGGATCAACCTTTGAATTATGCAAGGATATATCTTGCAGATACAATACCAGAGAATGTACAACGTGTGATATATTTAGATTCTGACCTTGTTGTTGTCGATGATATAGCTAAACTTTGGGGTGTAGACATGGAAGGGAAAATAGTAGCTGCTCCTGAATATTGCCATGCAAATTTCACATTGTATTTCACAAAACAGTTTTGGTCTGACCCTGTTCTGTCAAAGACATTTGAGGGAAGAAAGCCTTGTTATTTCAACACAGGGGTTATGGTGATGGATGTGAATAAATGGAGGAAAGAAAAGTATACAGAGAAAGTGGAGGAATGGATGGATGTGCAGAAACAACATAAGAGGATATATCATTTGGGTTCTCTTCCACCATTTTTGTTGGTTTTGGCAGGGAATATTAAAGCAGTTGATCATAGATGGAACCAACATGGTTTAGGTGGAGATAACCTTGAAGGTAAATGTAGAAGCTTACACCCTGGTCCTATTAGTTTATTGCATTGGAGTGGAAAGGGTAAACCATGGTTAAGGTTAGATTCTAGAAAGCCATGCATCGTGGACCATCTATGGGCTCCTTATGATCTCTATCGATCCTCCAGACACTTTTTTGAAGAATAATTAAAGAGGTCATTAAAAACATTAAGGAATTAATGTGAATGTAAATTGATCTTCTATCAGTGCGGCAGCTGAAAGACCCCCTTAGTTTAAAGAGAAATTTTTTATCACTAATCTAACGGTCTGTACACTGCAGTtacatattttcatttttttaatgagaaGGGGTTGTTGGATATTTCCAGTTTTCTAACTCAAATTTGGCTGACGGGAAAGGAACTAAATCTCCAAAAGCTTGCAGCTTGATGGGCAGCAACATTGGAGTTGTaaattctctctttttttttttttgtcccttTCTCTATCTTTAGTATTTTTTGGTTTCATAGTGATTGTAAAAGCATAAACAATATGCAAGTTAGGCTGATTAGTCTAACactaaaaaattgttattatctGGGTCAGTGCTAATAGCTTCAGCTTTTCACAAAATGCGCCCAATTTTGGTcttgtaaataaatattatcacaTTTCTACATTTTTATGTAAATCTAGAGTAGAGAAATTATGTATAgacaccttttttttttacacccAACACCTCCTATgtgtataaaaatataaatataatgtttTCTCTCTTACCTTTCCCTGTGTTATACACCTTGGTCCCCATGCATATACAACCGACTTGTACGAAGTGTGTCTATATATCATTTCTCATCCGGCATATGGTGCGCGAGTAGCGCATGAAGTGAAAGATTCTTCCTTCATAGGTTTTCCAACCTTAGCTAGAACAGCACAGTAGCCCCTGCAGAGTAAATCATATCAAGTGACATAAAAGCATATCTTGTGTATTTGAATAATGCAAttgaaaattttacaaaatttcaaaattccagTTCAGAAAGGCAGACATACATATTTcatgtttatatttttagaaaaaaaaggaTGACTTATAGTATTTTGTTGGAATTAGGATGGCTTATATTTAATGTGGAGCACAGAATGATAAGATcataactaattaaattagCCTGAATTTTGATTTCCTAACTTGTTAAACAATGCAGTTTCTGCCAATTGAACATAAATGGGATGACATGGACAAACATGCTGCAGCCAAGCGTTTTGGACACGTCATCATTTAATTCAATAGGGACTGAAAACATAATTTGAAAACCAAaaacatatataactaaaactTAAGTATGTTTTAAGCAAGCAACAATGTTTGTTCCTTTAAAAATCTCTTTTAGCCTTTGCTTCCCTTCTTCCAACTCTTTATGTGGAGATATGCCTCAAATCAGCAACAATTTGGAGTTAGTTATGACAAAGTAGTTATAGTTAAGCTAACAGTTTTAGCATACTACATACAATTGTAAAGTGTATTTGTTGCTGTAATGTGAGAAATGAAAGAGAGAACATTCTCGGTTTTAATTTCTGGTTTTATAATTGGTAGTTTTCTGTTTTGATAGTTAATTCTTGTTGCAGATctcaatattgttttaacactttgaaacatgcataaacgaaatcaaactcAGAGAAtctaaaaagtgaaaacataCATACGCTTGGTTGAAGTTCAAATATAACTTGAGCTCTGAAAAATTACAGAATGCAGCAAAATAATCATAGTAATTAAAAACAGAGGATGATGTTAACAAACAATTGATATTAAGATAAAGATCTTGACCAAGGAATCTATAATTACTTTTGTTTGCATAGCCACCTAATGCAGaagaaaataaacaagaaaactAATAAGATCGATAACATAGGGTTAGGAAAGGTAGAAATTATATAAACATTTagaattaattcataaaaaacgAAGAAAATATTACTaaccaaaagagaaaaaaagagCAAATGTTGATTGAAAGAAGATCCTCGTCAggtaaaatcaaaatcaagaaCTCGTTCAGCATTAACTTCCTAAACAATAGTTTCAAATGGAAACGGTGAAactttgttttcattttaaaataggcATTGATGTATTCTGGATAGCAATAGCAATgcctattttaaaaatgaaaagaacaGTGTTCTGTTTCCATTAGAATTAATGAATAAGCTACTGAAAAGGGAAGGCAACGCAGTCATGAATTTGATTTCAGCTGAGGAGGAGAGTGCCGCCACCGTTATCACGTTGTTTCATCTCTGATCTATTTTTCAGCCGTAGAGTCCGGTCCTTATATTTATAGTAACACTTATCTTATCACTTACCACAAACATACAAAAACATTATCTAAACATTATCTAAACATTATCAATGATGTgataaataattacattatctaattattatgtatcatttttaattaaaatactgcatgtttaatagttaattttaacaaataatttaaaataattaactattgCAAGTAAGAGTGTAAGACACTTAATATAACACCGTGAGAGTATTTGATTTCAgttaatttatatgtatatcaaaataaaaatattaaagtacccaaaaaatcatcaataataaatgaaaaaattttaatgtttattttttctagttcctcataaatttataaattttgttattaacaCACCCCAACTTTTGAAATATGATATGTTtggtttcaaattttttgaatttatattgttTGTGACCTTCTTGATAAACATTTGGGTTAGTTGGGGACGACTTTAAGAGTTTTGACTATGTAGATATTATGATCTTtcacttaaaataaaaacaagggAAGTGTTCAACGGGTCCTCCATTTTCTCGCTGAGTTACCGgaatttaaaatctaaaagtGTAAAATAGAATGTTTTATACTATCAAAAGcgtaattttaataatgtttttaatatttatgagtAGATCGTAGAATTACATGAACAATCACAAAAAAACAATAAagtcttttattttagttgttGATTCAGTTATCTACATTATTTGTCTACTTTGTGATTTGAATTCGCATCAAAATGGTCCGATCTGTCGgattacttaaaaaataattggaagaaaaacagaataacaatatattttatttataaaatatatattttatttattttacattaatgaaaAATTCTTAAAAGAAACAATTATTATGGAGATAAGAAAAATACTAGTTAATAAAGATTTATTTCCAAAAATAATTAAGATAGTTTTTATGACATTTTCATtgt contains:
- the LOC101488465 gene encoding probable galacturonosyltransferase-like 4, with amino-acid sequence MVFGSFTSSHVVVVLLGLLSLLQPLTSIRLGLVRLPSPDLPVFREAPAFRNGKECGSNESDRINVAMTLDVNYLRGTMAAVLSMLQHSTCPENLSFYFLSAHDAPELFSSIKSTFPYLNMTIYPFNSNRVRGKISKSIRQALDQPLNYARIYLADTIPENVQRVIYLDSDLVVVDDIAKLWGVDMEGKIVAAPEYCHANFTLYFTKQFWSDPVLSKTFEGRKPCYFNTGVMVMDVNKWRKEKYTEKVEEWMDVQKQHKRIYHLGSLPPFLLVLAGNIKAVDHRWNQHGLGGDNLEGKCRSLHPGPISLLHWSGKGKPWLRLDSRKPCIVDHLWAPYDLYRSSRHFFEE